In Streptomyces rapamycinicus NRRL 5491, the genomic stretch GAGGCGGGCGGACCGAACTGCTGTCCACCGACATCTCGGACTGGACGATCACGTTCGCGCAGACCGGCGTCGAGTCACCGATCGGGGAGCGGCTGCGCCGGGTGCGGCACCACCTGGACGGCGACGAGATGTTCCTCGCCAACTACGCCGACGTGCTCACCGACGCCCCGCTGCCGGAGATGATCGACCGGTTCGCCCGGCGCGACGCCGGTGCGTCGATGATGGTGGTGCCGCCGCAGTCCTCGTTCCACTGCGTGGACCTGGGCGATGACGGCCTGGTGGGGGGCATCACCGCGGTGAGCGAACTGCCACTGTGGGAGAACGGCGGCTACTTCGTGCTCCGCCAGGAGGTCTTCGACCACATCCCGGAGAACGGGGACCTGGTGGCCGACGGATGCGCCCAACTGGCCAAGCGCGGCCGGCTGGTGGCGCACCAGCACCGCGGCTTCTGGAAGCCGACCGACACCGTGAAGGAGCGGGCCGCGCTCGACGCCGCCTACGCCCGGGGCGACCGCCCGTGGGCCGTGTGGGAACGAGACGGTGCGGGGGCGACGGCGTGATCCGTCTGCACACCGGGCGCCTGGACCGGATCGTCGCCATGGGCGCGCACTGCGACGACATCGCCATCGGCGCCGGTGGCACGCTGCTCGCGCTGTGCCGCGCGCGGCCGGGCGTCCGCGTCGACGCGCTGGTGCTCACCGGCGGCGGCAGCGAGCGGGAGCGGGAGGAGCAGTCCGCGCTCGCCGCCTTCTGCCCGGACGCCGACCTGCGGCTGACCGTGCACAAGCTGCCCGACGGCCGGCTGCCCGCGCACTGGGAAGAGGCCAAGGCCGCGGTCGAGGAACTGCGCGCGCGGACCGAGCCGGATCTGGTGCTGGCGCCGCGTACCGATGACGCGCACCAGGACCACCGCGGCCTGGCGCGGCTGATACCCACCGCCTTCCGTGACCACCTCGTGCTCGGCTACGAGATCGTCAAGTGGGACGGCGATCTCGGCCGCCTCGCGGCGTACCAGCCACTGTCGCCGGAGACCGCCGAACAGAAGGTGCGGCTGCTGCAGGAGCACTACCCCTCGCAGCGTCACCGGCCCTGGTACGACCGGGAGGCCTTCCTCGGCCTCGCGCGGATCCGCGGCATCGAATGCCACGAGCGATACGCCGAAGCGTTCGCCGTCACCAAACTCACGCTCAACCTGGGGGGTTGAACCTTGCGCGTACTGCTGACCGGACACCAGGGCTATCTGGGAACCGTCATGGCCCCGGCCCTTGCCGAGGCCGGGCACGAGGTCGTCGGCCTCGACGCCGGACTCTTCGCCGACTGTGTCCTCGGCCCGACACCTGCCGACCCGCCGGGGCATCGGGTCGACCTGCGCGATGTCACGGCCGAACACGTGGCCGGGGTCGACGCGGTGATCCACCTGGCCGCGCTCTCCAACGACCCGCTGGGATCGCTGGCGCCACAGCTCACCCACGACATCAACCACCACGCGTCCGTACGGCTGGCCCGGCTGGCGCGCGAGGCCGGAGTGCGGCGCTTCCTGTACGCGTCGACCTGCTCGGTCTACGGCGCCGCGGGCGGCGACGACCTGGTGGCCGAGGACGCCCCGCTGCGCCCGGTGACGCCGTACGCGGAGTCCAAGGTGCGGGTCGAGGACGATCTGCACCACCTGGCCGACGGCGACTTCAGCCCGGTGTTCATGCGCAACGCCACCGCCTTCGGCTACTCGCCCCGGCTGCGCGCCGACATCGTGCTGAACAACCTGGTGGGCCACGCACTGCTGTCCGGCGAGGTGCTGGTGCTCTCCGACGGCACCCCCTGGCGCCCGCTGGTGCACGCCGTCGACATCGCACGGGCCTTCACGGCCGCGCTGACCGCGCCGCGGGAGGCGGTGCACGACCGGGCGTTCAACATCGGAAGCGAGACCAACA encodes the following:
- a CDS encoding NAD-dependent epimerase/dehydratase family protein, translating into MRVLLTGHQGYLGTVMAPALAEAGHEVVGLDAGLFADCVLGPTPADPPGHRVDLRDVTAEHVAGVDAVIHLAALSNDPLGSLAPQLTHDINHHASVRLARLAREAGVRRFLYASTCSVYGAAGGDDLVAEDAPLRPVTPYAESKVRVEDDLHHLADGDFSPVFMRNATAFGYSPRLRADIVLNNLVGHALLSGEVLVLSDGTPWRPLVHAVDIARAFTAALTAPREAVHDRAFNIGSETNNVTVAEIAGQVAEAVSGSKVVITGETGADPRSYRVDFSRFRAALPGFDCEWTVKQGALELADAYREHGLTREDFEQRFTRLAVLRAASDAGTVDDTLRWRR
- a CDS encoding PIG-L deacetylase family protein, which translates into the protein MIRLHTGRLDRIVAMGAHCDDIAIGAGGTLLALCRARPGVRVDALVLTGGGSEREREEQSALAAFCPDADLRLTVHKLPDGRLPAHWEEAKAAVEELRARTEPDLVLAPRTDDAHQDHRGLARLIPTAFRDHLVLGYEIVKWDGDLGRLAAYQPLSPETAEQKVRLLQEHYPSQRHRPWYDREAFLGLARIRGIECHERYAEAFAVTKLTLNLGG
- a CDS encoding glucose-1-phosphate cytidylyltransferase: MKVVLFCGGYGMRMRSGAADDVPKPMAMVGPRPLIWHVMRYYAHFGHTEFILCLGYGAHHIKDFFLNYEETTSNDFVLRGGRTELLSTDISDWTITFAQTGVESPIGERLRRVRHHLDGDEMFLANYADVLTDAPLPEMIDRFARRDAGASMMVVPPQSSFHCVDLGDDGLVGGITAVSELPLWENGGYFVLRQEVFDHIPENGDLVADGCAQLAKRGRLVAHQHRGFWKPTDTVKERAALDAAYARGDRPWAVWERDGAGATA